The Candidatus Caldatribacterium sp. sequence CTGGGAAATACTCTTTCTCATCCTCTTTCTGAGCGTGTACTTTCCGGCGCTGCAGCAGAAAATCCTCGAGCAACGTCGTATCGTCATAATCCGGGAATTTGAGAGGAAGCGCCGCTCTCGGGTCATCGTGCTCATCCATCGCCAGGAATCGGTGAGCTTTCTTGGTTTACCCATTGCTCGGTACATCAGTATCGAGGATTCAGAGCGGGTCCTTCGGGCCATCCGTTTAACCCCTCCCGACATGCCTATTGATCTCATCCTTCACACTCCTGGGGGTTTAGTTCTTGCTGCCGAGCAGATTGCCTGGGCCATTAAGCGGCATCCGGCGAAAGTTACCGTTTTCGTTCCTCACTACGCTATGTCCGGTGGCACACTCATTGCCCTTGCTGCTGATGAAATCGTCATGGACCCCAATGCGGTTCTTGGTCCTGTGGACCCCCAGATTTCTACGGTCCATGGCCAGTACCCGGCTGCTTCCATTCTTCGAGCTCTTGAGGAACCCAATCCGAATCGGAGCGATGAAACCCTTATCCTGGGAGACATAGCCCGGAAGGCCATCCGCCAGGTTTACCAGGTTGTGTTCGATTTGGTACGGGATAAAATGCCTGAGGAAAAGGCAAGGGAAATTGCCCAGATTCTCTCGGAGGGACGATGGACGCACGACTTCCCCATTACCCCTGCAATAGCGAAGGAGTTAGGTCTTCCCGTTCAGGAGGGACTTCCTGAAGAAATTTACGAGCTCATGGAGCTCTACCCGCAACCTCCCCAGCAGCGTCCAACTGTCGAGTGCGTGCCCTTGCCGTACCGGCCGTACCGGCGGCCAGCGGCGAAAGAGTAAAGGGGTGAATGGATGGGAAAAAAGCTCATTATAACCGAAAAACCCAGCGTTGCAAGGGACATCGCCAAGGCGTTGGGAGAATTTCTTGACCGGAAAGAGTACCTCGAGAACGAAGAGTACCGAATCACCTGGGCTGTTGGCCACCTTGTTGGTCTTGCAGAACCTGAGGACTACGACAAGCGCTTCAAGAAGTGGGACCTTGGACTTTTGCCGATTATCCCTGAGATTTTCCAGTTGAAGCCTCTTGAGAAGACGGAGAAACGCCTCGAGGTGATTAGGTCTCTTGCCGAGGCAGAGGATACCGAAGCTCTTGTGAACGCTTGTGATGCAGGGCGGGAAGGAGAGCTCATTTTCCGCTACATTTACGAGTTTTTAGGCTTGCGGAAACCTGTGTTTCGCCTCTGGCTTTCCTCAATGACCAAGGAGGCAATCCAGGAAGCCTTT is a genomic window containing:
- a CDS encoding ATP-dependent Clp protease proteolytic subunit; its protein translation is MFWEILFLILFLSVYFPALQQKILEQRRIVIIREFERKRRSRVIVLIHRQESVSFLGLPIARYISIEDSERVLRAIRLTPPDMPIDLILHTPGGLVLAAEQIAWAIKRHPAKVTVFVPHYAMSGGTLIALAADEIVMDPNAVLGPVDPQISTVHGQYPAASILRALEEPNPNRSDETLILGDIARKAIRQVYQVVFDLVRDKMPEEKAREIAQILSEGRWTHDFPITPAIAKELGLPVQEGLPEEIYELMELYPQPPQQRPTVECVPLPYRPYRRPAAKE